In the genome of Bacteroidales bacterium, one region contains:
- a CDS encoding RNA polymerase sigma factor: MTVNEYNACAEQYSDGVYRFILKNIKDDDTARDIVQESFVKMWEKVKDISHEKAKSYLFTTAYHTMIDHIRKNQRLSSIDGNYESKYHDHNSFNDLKEVINEAVSRLPEIQRTVILLRDYEGYAYEEIGEITGLNESQVKVYIFRARSFLKQYIGSLDLVI; encoded by the coding sequence ATGACTGTAAACGAATACAATGCGTGCGCAGAGCAGTATTCAGATGGAGTGTACCGGTTTATCCTTAAAAACATAAAGGATGATGATACTGCCAGGGATATTGTACAGGAATCGTTTGTGAAGATGTGGGAAAAAGTTAAGGATATTAGTCATGAAAAGGCTAAATCTTACCTCTTTACAACTGCCTACCACACGATGATTGACCATATCAGGAAAAATCAAAGGCTAAGTTCTATCGACGGCAATTATGAAAGCAAATATCATGACCATAATTCATTTAACGACCTGAAAGAAGTAATTAATGAAGCTGTATCCCGTCTTCCTGAAATACAAAGAACAGTAATTTTATTAAGGGATTATGAAGGCTATGCGTATGAAGAGATCGGAGAAATTACAGGATTAAATGAATCTCAAGTGAAAGTCTATATTTTCAGAGCAAGGTCTTTCCTAAAACAATATATCGGCAGCCTTGACCTGGTAATCTAA
- a CDS encoding 3-hydroxyacyl-CoA dehydrogenase family protein: protein MAEIVAKLEDFTLSKEVRKSGSLQKVGIIGCGSMGQEIAKTISQHGFDVVILDLDQDKVNDGILGITRLIDDEIRRWGMTQGEKRLILSRIKGSIEYSSLADCDLILEAINSRKPGTSLEIRKEIFRKAESVIRRDTILTSNTATLMISDLASGLQYPDRAVGLHFLAPTDKVKVLEVVRSAKTSDDVYEQACRFVRMLEKKPIRLMESPGNISTRMIIVVINEACEMLMEGIASAHDIDELMRTSLGHQFGPFELADRIGLDKLQKWMDNLFAEFGEHGYKASPVIKRLVRANYLGKPMDKASISMMKTGKL, encoded by the coding sequence ATGGCAGAAATTGTAGCAAAACTTGAAGATTTCACCTTAAGCAAAGAAGTCCGTAAAAGTGGATCTCTGCAAAAGGTAGGCATCATTGGATGCGGTTCAATGGGTCAGGAGATAGCGAAAACTATCAGCCAACATGGATTCGATGTTGTGATCCTTGATCTGGACCAGGATAAGGTTAATGATGGAATTCTTGGCATCACCCGTCTTATTGATGATGAAATCCGCCGTTGGGGTATGACTCAGGGTGAAAAAAGATTGATTCTTTCCAGGATTAAAGGCTCTATTGAATATAGCTCCCTGGCTGATTGTGACTTGATTCTTGAAGCAATTAATTCTCGCAAACCTGGAACCAGTCTTGAAATTAGGAAGGAAATTTTTAGAAAAGCTGAAAGTGTGATTAGAAGAGATACCATTCTTACTTCTAATACTGCCACACTCATGATTTCAGATCTCGCTTCTGGTCTTCAATATCCCGACAGGGCTGTGGGTCTTCATTTTCTTGCTCCTACTGATAAGGTGAAGGTCCTTGAAGTTGTTAGGAGTGCCAAAACTTCTGATGACGTATATGAACAAGCTTGCCGTTTCGTAAGAATGTTAGAGAAGAAACCTATCCGTTTGATGGAATCTCCGGGGAATATTAGTACCCGTATGATTATCGTTGTCATAAATGAGGCCTGTGAAATGCTTATGGAAGGTATCGCTTCGGCGCATGACATTGATGAATTGATGAGAACAAGTCTTGGCCATCAGTTTGGACCTTTCGAACTTGCTGACAGAATTGGATTGGATAAACTTCAAAAATGGATGGACAACCTGTTTGCTGAATTCGGTGAACATGGGTATAAAGCATCTCCCGTCATAAAAAGGCTCGTTAGGGCAAATTACCTGGGAAAGCCTATGGACAAGGCTTCTATAAGTATGATGAAAACGGGAAAATTGTAG
- a CDS encoding YebC/PmpR family DNA-binding transcriptional regulator, protein MSGHNKWSTIKRKKGALDAKRSKIFSKIIKEITVAVKESGADPDGNPRLRLAIANAKGASMPKDNIQRAISKGSDKDSASYAESTYEGYANGGIAIFIEATTDNTQRTISNVRSYFNKFGGTLGTNGSLSFIFDRKGIFTVPQGSLDLDEFEMAVIDAGAEDIQLEEDFFIITTAMEDFGAMMKKLEEMGIEPESAKLQRIPKDTTKLDLESSKKVMRLIEFFEEDDDIQAVYHNMEITDELMESLD, encoded by the coding sequence ATGTCAGGACATAATAAATGGTCGACTATTAAACGAAAAAAAGGAGCTCTTGATGCAAAGCGTTCCAAGATCTTTTCAAAGATCATTAAAGAAATTACAGTAGCAGTAAAAGAGAGTGGTGCTGATCCGGATGGTAATCCGAGATTACGTCTTGCCATTGCAAATGCTAAAGGGGCCAGTATGCCCAAGGACAATATTCAGCGAGCTATTTCCAAGGGCTCTGATAAGGATTCTGCCTCATATGCAGAATCTACTTATGAAGGATATGCCAATGGTGGAATTGCAATTTTCATTGAAGCCACAACTGACAATACACAAAGAACCATTTCCAATGTTAGGTCGTATTTTAACAAATTTGGTGGAACTCTTGGAACAAATGGTTCACTGAGTTTTATTTTTGACAGGAAGGGCATTTTCACTGTACCCCAGGGGAGTCTTGACCTCGATGAATTTGAAATGGCTGTTATAGATGCCGGGGCTGAGGATATTCAGTTAGAGGAAGATTTTTTCATAATAACAACGGCTATGGAAGATTTCGGTGCCATGATGAAAAAACTGGAAGAGATGGGAATTGAACCAGAAAGTGCAAAATTGCAACGTATCCCAAAAGACACAACCAAGCTTGACCTGGAATCATCAAAAAAGGTTATGCGTCTCATTGAATTCTTTGAAGAGGATGATGACATTCAGGCTGTGTATCACAATATGGAAATTACTGATGAATTGATGGAATCACTTGATTAA
- a CDS encoding acetate kinase, with protein sequence MKLIVLNCGSSSIKYQLFDMPTAEVLAKGLVDKIGLKGASIKHSKDETVLKLEGEILDHQAGIEHVLAILTHPEYGSLSSLEELGAVGHRVVHAGEKYNGSVAVTKEVIQALEECVDLAPLHNPPNLEGIYAITKLLPDVPQVGVFDTAFHQTMPEHAFLYGIPYSLYEKYKVRRYGFHGSSHRFVSRRAAEILGKSLHDLRIISCHLGNGASIAAISGGKSVDTSMGMTPVEGLVMGTRSGDVDAGAVLYIADKEETSIPFTNTLLNKHSGMLGLSGVSSDMRDIETAAAEGNHRAKVALDIYHYRIKKYIGSYAAAMGGVDLVIFTGGVGENGWETRQECCSGLEFMGMQLDIEKNTKMRGKEMVISKEDSKVIIMVVPTNEELVIAQDTYEIVTA encoded by the coding sequence ATGAAACTAATCGTATTAAACTGTGGAAGTTCTTCTATTAAATATCAGCTTTTTGATATGCCTACTGCTGAGGTACTTGCAAAAGGTTTGGTGGATAAGATTGGACTGAAGGGAGCTTCCATTAAACATAGTAAAGATGAGACAGTGCTTAAACTTGAAGGTGAAATACTAGACCACCAGGCCGGTATTGAACACGTTCTTGCAATTTTGACTCATCCTGAATACGGCTCCCTGAGCAGTCTGGAGGAACTAGGAGCTGTAGGTCATCGTGTCGTCCACGCAGGAGAAAAATACAATGGCTCAGTTGCGGTGACAAAAGAGGTAATTCAAGCATTGGAAGAATGTGTCGATTTAGCTCCACTGCACAATCCTCCTAATCTTGAAGGTATTTACGCCATCACAAAATTACTTCCTGATGTACCCCAGGTGGGTGTATTTGACACAGCTTTTCACCAGACTATGCCAGAACATGCTTTTCTTTATGGTATCCCTTACTCATTGTATGAAAAGTACAAAGTCAGGCGTTATGGCTTTCATGGTTCCAGTCATCGATTCGTTTCCCGACGTGCAGCAGAAATTCTGGGAAAATCATTACATGACCTGAGAATTATCAGTTGTCACCTGGGTAATGGTGCTTCTATTGCAGCTATCAGTGGTGGAAAATCAGTGGATACAAGCATGGGTATGACTCCGGTTGAAGGATTGGTCATGGGAACTCGTTCCGGTGATGTTGATGCAGGAGCGGTTCTATATATTGCTGATAAGGAAGAAACAAGTATCCCTTTTACAAATACATTATTAAACAAACATAGTGGAATGCTTGGTTTATCTGGTGTATCCAGCGATATGCGCGATATAGAAACAGCCGCAGCCGAAGGAAACCACAGAGCCAAAGTAGCACTTGATATATATCATTACCGCATTAAAAAATATATTGGGTCATATGCAGCTGCAATGGGTGGTGTTGATCTCGTAATTTTTACAGGTGGTGTTGGCGAAAATGGATGGGAAACCCGTCAGGAGTGTTGCAGTGGACTTGAATTTATGGGTATGCAACTGGATATTGAGAAAAATACAAAGATGAGAGGTAAAGAAATGGTAATAAGTAAAGAAGATTCCAAAGTTATTATTATGGTTGTTCCTACAAATGAGGAATTAGTCATAGCTCAGGATACTTATGAAATTGTTACTGCATAA
- a CDS encoding DUF2807 domain-containing protein — protein sequence MSTEISGAADVNLSGTAIEHKTEVSGAGKLKAIEFVTDNTNAEISGAGNASIMARKQLKADLSGAGTLTYFDNNEVKKIGKTGEYIMTFTGMENVKSVKIDEGANNADNDDENTVVSNTDDNGNVEVTINNDRIVVVTDDSVRVTLGDNTLEVNEDGDVKIKRDKKKQKFNGHWKGLELGVNGYLTPDYDLNYPSEYSLLDQKYQKSIAVNLNFFEQNINLIKNHVGLVTGLGVTWNNYRFDNDVRLLKGDNKLILERATGEDLTFEKSKLVNTYLTLPLMLEVQTNRNSKANSFHLSGGLVGGWRIGTHTKYVYDDGSRQKDKDRKDFYMNPFKLDAIAKIGWGVLNLYATYSLTPMFQKNKGPELYPFAIGISLTDLSDL from the coding sequence TTGAGTACAGAAATTAGTGGGGCTGCTGATGTAAATCTCTCCGGAACAGCCATTGAGCATAAAACTGAAGTAAGTGGTGCCGGTAAACTCAAAGCCATTGAATTTGTAACTGATAATACAAATGCTGAAATATCCGGAGCTGGAAATGCTTCAATCATGGCCAGAAAACAACTCAAGGCAGATTTATCAGGTGCTGGTACCCTGACCTATTTTGATAATAATGAAGTAAAGAAGATTGGAAAAACCGGTGAATACATCATGACTTTCACGGGTATGGAGAATGTAAAAAGTGTAAAAATTGATGAAGGAGCAAATAACGCAGATAATGATGATGAGAATACGGTAGTTTCCAACACAGATGACAATGGCAATGTTGAGGTTACCATCAATAATGATAGAATCGTTGTTGTTACCGATGATTCAGTTCGGGTAACCCTAGGTGATAATACTCTTGAAGTAAATGAAGATGGAGATGTCAAGATTAAAAGGGACAAGAAAAAACAAAAATTTAATGGTCATTGGAAAGGATTAGAACTCGGAGTTAATGGATATCTTACACCTGATTATGACTTAAATTATCCTTCAGAATACAGTCTACTTGACCAAAAATATCAGAAATCAATTGCCGTTAACCTAAACTTTTTTGAGCAGAACATTAATCTCATCAAGAATCATGTTGGTCTTGTTACCGGACTGGGTGTTACATGGAACAATTATAGATTTGATAATGATGTCAGATTATTAAAAGGAGATAATAAACTTATACTTGAGCGTGCTACAGGCGAAGATCTAACTTTTGAGAAAAGTAAATTGGTTAATACATACCTCACACTGCCATTAATGTTGGAAGTCCAAACCAACAGAAATTCTAAGGCAAATAGTTTTCACCTCAGCGGAGGACTAGTTGGAGGATGGAGGATTGGCACTCATACAAAATATGTATATGACGATGGTAGTCGTCAGAAAGACAAAGACCGCAAGGATTTCTATATGAATCCTTTCAAACTGGATGCTATTGCAAAGATTGGCTGGGGAGTTCTTAATCTTTATGCTACCTATTCCCTAACCCCAATGTTCCAGAAGAATAAAGGACCAGAGTTATATCCATTTGCTATTGGTATTAGCTTAACAGACCTTTCTGATCTTTAG
- the gap gene encoding type I glyceraldehyde-3-phosphate dehydrogenase, whose protein sequence is MTKIKVGINGFGRIGRLVFRASILRDDIDVVAINDLIDVNYMAYMLKYDTVHGQFKGTVDVKDGQLIVNGQTIRVTACKNPAEIKWSDVGADYVAECTGLFLTKETCQAHIDGGAKRVIMSAPSKDDTPMFVYGVNHTKYAGEQFVSNASCTTNCLAPLVKVINDNFGLAEGLMTTVHATTATQKTVDGPSAKDWRGGRAAAGNIIPSSTGAAKAAAKVIPELKGKLTGMSFRVPTLDVSVVDLTCRLEKATTYEEIKAAVKAAADGPMKGVLGYTEEAVVSSDFIGDSRTSIFDAEAGIMLNPNFVKLVAWYDNEWGYSCKVLDMIAHMTTVA, encoded by the coding sequence ATGACAAAAATTAAAGTTGGAATCAATGGTTTTGGTCGTATTGGCCGCCTGGTTTTTCGTGCATCCATCCTAAGAGATGATATTGATGTTGTTGCAATCAATGACCTCATTGATGTTAACTACATGGCTTACATGTTAAAATATGATACTGTACATGGACAGTTCAAAGGTACTGTTGATGTTAAAGACGGTCAGCTTATTGTTAACGGGCAAACCATCAGGGTTACCGCATGCAAAAACCCTGCAGAAATAAAATGGTCAGATGTTGGTGCTGACTATGTAGCAGAGTGTACCGGATTATTCCTTACTAAGGAAACATGCCAGGCTCATATCGATGGTGGCGCAAAACGCGTTATCATGTCTGCTCCTTCAAAAGATGATACTCCAATGTTTGTATATGGTGTAAACCATACAAAATATGCTGGTGAACAGTTTGTTTCCAATGCAAGCTGCACCACTAACTGCCTCGCTCCACTGGTAAAAGTTATTAATGACAATTTTGGACTTGCTGAAGGTTTAATGACTACGGTTCATGCAACCACAGCAACTCAGAAAACGGTTGATGGCCCATCAGCTAAGGATTGGAGAGGTGGCAGGGCTGCTGCCGGTAATATTATTCCATCCAGCACAGGTGCTGCTAAAGCTGCTGCCAAAGTTATTCCTGAATTAAAAGGAAAACTAACCGGTATGTCATTCAGAGTGCCAACTTTGGATGTTTCTGTAGTTGACCTGACCTGTCGGCTTGAGAAAGCTACTACCTATGAAGAAATCAAAGCTGCGGTTAAAGCAGCTGCTGATGGCCCAATGAAAGGAGTTCTAGGTTATACTGAAGAAGCTGTAGTCTCAAGTGATTTCATAGGTGACAGCCGTACTTCTATATTTGATGCTGAAGCGGGTATCATGTTGAATCCAAACTTTGTGAAATTAGTTGCCTGGTATGATAATGAGTGGGGGTATTCATGCAAAGTCCTTGATATGATTGCTCATATGACTACAGTAGCGTAA
- a CDS encoding DUF2807 domain-containing protein, with amino-acid sequence MKTFKWTSALLLFVLLSSTTIKAQVKGDGNVVKQNRQVDSFTSINVGCAINLFFTQGDVQQVAVEIDENLQDKLKTKVNNGELVLSCDNVRNATKMNVYVTSPAINKIDANGASVVKGLSPIQADHFKLLASGASKVNLEISAKSVYNEASGASKKTSLSLLMI; translated from the coding sequence ATGAAAACTTTCAAATGGACCTCAGCCCTTCTACTTTTTGTTCTCCTTTCATCAACAACTATTAAGGCCCAGGTAAAAGGTGATGGCAATGTTGTCAAACAAAATCGCCAGGTTGACTCATTCACCTCTATTAATGTTGGTTGTGCCATTAATTTATTTTTCACTCAAGGTGATGTTCAGCAGGTAGCCGTAGAAATCGATGAAAATCTCCAGGATAAATTAAAGACAAAAGTGAACAACGGGGAATTAGTCCTTAGTTGTGATAATGTGCGCAATGCCACAAAGATGAATGTATATGTCACATCTCCTGCTATTAATAAAATCGATGCCAATGGAGCCTCTGTTGTTAAAGGCTTATCTCCAATCCAGGCAGATCATTTTAAGCTGCTTGCATCAGGAGCATCTAAAGTCAATCTTGAGATTTCTGCAAAGTCAGTTTACAATGAGGCTAGTGGTGCCTCTAAGAAAACCTCATTATCACTGCTGATGATTTGA